One region of Thunnus albacares chromosome 8, fThuAlb1.1, whole genome shotgun sequence genomic DNA includes:
- the ppp1r8b gene encoding protein phosphatase 1, regulatory subunit 8b, which yields MATKTSKESPPPFDCPTWAGKPPAGLHLDVMKGDKLIEKLIIDEKKYYLFGRNPDWCDFTIDHQSCSRVHAALVYHKHLKRVFLIDLNSTHGTFLGHIRLEPHKPQQVPIDSTISFGASTRTYTIREKPQTQGTAGTGDSKTGEDEELKGLLGLPEEETELENLTEFNTAHNKRISLLTIEEGNLEIQRPKRKRRNSRVTFNEEDCIINPEDIDPSVGRFRNMVQTAVIPIKKRRSEGQNTLGLDDLTSKRIHGYSLSSGLYGDLPPTSHENQPTGAPGGAAMQGGLPLPFPNPAPEVDLAPEAPQPPVTLNPTPVTAPYLPETHNEPRKKKYAKEAWPGKKPTPSLLI from the exons ATGGCGACTAAAACAAGCAAAGAGAGTCCTCCTCCTTTTGATTGTCCAACATG GGCAGGCAAACCACCCGCAGGGCTGCATCTAGACGTGATGAAGGGAGACAAACTGATAGAG AAACTGATCATAGATGAAAAGAAGTACTACCTGTTTGGGAGGAACCCAGATTGGTGTGACTTCACCATTGATCATCAGTCATGTTCACGTGTCCATGCTGCCCTGGTTTACCACAAACACCTGAAAAGGGTCTTTCTCATAGACCTCAACAGCA CACACGGTACTTTCCTTGGACACATCCGTCTGGAACCACACAAGCCTCAGCAGGTGCCCATAGACTCGACAATATCTTTTGGGGCTTCAACACGGACCTACACCATCAGAGAGAAACCCCAAACACAAGGAACCGCCGGCACAGGAGACAGCAAGACAGGAGAAGATGAGGAGCTGAAAGGACTGCTTGGGCTTccagaggaagagacagagctGGAG AACCTGACAGAGTTCAACACAGCTCACAACAAGCGCATCTCCCTCCTGACCATTGAGGAGGGCAACCTGGAAATCCAGAGGCCTAAGAGGAAACGGAGGAACTCCAGAGTTACCTTCAATGAGGAGGATTGCATCATTAACCCAG AGGATATAGACCCCTCGGTAGGACGTTTTAGAAATATGGTGCAGACTGCTGTCATCCCCATCAAG AAACGGAGATCAGAGGGCCAAAACACTCTGGGTCTTGATGACTTGACTTCAAAACGCATCCATGGCTACAGCTTAAGCAGTGGTCTTTATGGGGACTTGCCTCCCACTAGTCATGAGAACCAGCCAACAGGAGCTCCAGGAGGTGCTGCTATGCAGGGAGGGCTTCCTCTGCCCTTCCCCAACCCAGCACCAGAAGTGGACCTCGCCCCAGAGGCTCCCCAGCCCCCTGTCACCCTCAACCCCACCCCTGTCACAGCCCCTTACCTACCAGAGACCCACAACGAGCCACGCAAAAAGAAGTATGCCAAAGAGGCTTGGCCAGGCAAGAAACCCACCCCTTCACTACTCATCTAA
- the themis2 gene encoding protein THEMIS2, with protein sequence MAGTTALPLQEFIASLDNTCLPKILQVCSGVYFQGSIYEISGSEVCFSTGDLVKVTGIELLSVCCEDISTNEKFELPISHTGLFKVVPDDMPYSTIEEMLSLRPVGLESCLPFTFTSHSKMTFENFTLGAGRALTVLSIQRREGKEDQVRCHVQGKEGASAEVCIPLSSRGEFHECESEERFTLREIMSSPCLRSRRFRFINTTKCDQPLILSPVYQVNAIMSLRKNVLKFPSSLEVDVIDVTDVCKDVTFVTPLSLTEVLSQPDESFPAVVEILEGPESRSLFKCNWLPQFNKNENLIFHKKGTSPMILISSLKSRKAQQFFLVSQQYGGRFRRRPREFNSVYELYVALAQAPDLRVTVTTNCEEVEEEGLPGLSVGDQLEVVSCKMVELPCGSSKGQKESIEALFCRRLQELDDDDDDDEEEEEVNQECQKEIFLPLYMQGHFVEVITDTKKYRLRDLGKQFKLPLDVKVVSRDTELETDPLFGFPCLRIEGAMLEPTIQASFPNRPDHCFEIPTQWLSLSVCFTKDPLPWPNEQPPMFHLDTVTEVTDTFLYEFRKQGNSDAAPPPRPPKRNLSSSKSLKKTSKKVSSKADKHKHRSDKSVPAKELGDLNLNSKKRPPAPPPPAILDDEPPPVVPRKHIAPEMTTGKAQPNTYVKMKDSKKVSLSDVAADVDSDHDYEIVDDTLAAMMKTAQENVLFY encoded by the exons atggCAGGCACGACTGCTTTGCCACTTCAAGAATTCATTGCATCATTGGACAATACTTGTTTGCCAAAAATTCTTCAAGTTTGCTCCGGAGTGTACTTTCAAG GGTCTATATATGAAATTTCTGGGAGTGAAGTGTGTTTTTCCACTGGAGATCTAGTAAAGGTCACTGGCATTGAACTCCTATCAGTTTGCTGTGAAGACATCAGCACCAATGAGAAGTTTGAGCTGCCTATCAGCCACACAG GCTTGTTCAAGGTTGTACCAGACGACATGCCGTACAGTACAATAGAGGAAATGCTGAGCCTGAGACCTGTGGGCCTTGAATCCTGCCTTCCCTTCACTTTTACCAGCCACTCCAAGATGACCTTTGAAAATTTCACTCTGGGGGCCGGGAGAGCTTTGACTGTGCTCTCCATTCAGCGGCGTGAAGGGAAAGAGGATCAGGTGCGCTGCCATGTTCAAGGAAAAGAGGGAGCCTCAGCGGAAGTGTGTATCCCTCTTTCTTCCCGAGGGGAGTTCCATGAGTGTGAGAGCGAGGAGCGCTTCACTCTGCGGGAGATCATGTCCTCACCCTGTCTGCGCAGTCGAAGGTTTCGCTTCATCAATACAACCAAGTGTGACCAACCACTTATCCTCAGTCCAGTATACCAGGTCAACGCCATCATGAGCT TAAGGAAGAATGTGTTGAAGTTCCCATCCAGCTTAGAGGTGGATGTGATTGATGTCACAGACGTGTGTAAGGATGTAACTTTTGTGACGCCACTCAGTCTGACAGAGGTCCTTTCCCAGCCAGATGAATCCTTCCCTGCAGTAGTGGAAATACTGGAAGGCCCAGAGAGCCGCTCTCTGTTTAAGTGCAACTGGCTGCCGCAATTTAACAAAAATGAGAACCTCATTTTCCATAAGAAAGGAACCTCACCCATGATTTTGATATCCAGCTTGAAAAGTCGGAAGGCACAGCAGTTCTTCCTGGTATCTCAGCAATATGGTGGACGATTTCGGAGGCGGCCAAGAGAGTTTAATTCAGTGTATGAGCTGTATGTTGCTTTAGCCCAGGCACCAGATCTGAGGGTCACTGTAACAACGAACTGTGAGGAAGTTGAGGAGGAAGGTCTGCCTGGCCTCAGTGTTGGGGACCAGCTGGAGGTCGTTAGTTGCAAAATGGTTGAGTTGCCTTGTGGAAGCAGTAAGGGACAGAAGGAGTCCATCGAGGCTCTCTTTTGTCGGCGCCTCCAAGAGCtggatgatgacgatgatgatgatgaggaggaggaggaagtaaaTCAGGAGTGTCAGAAAGAGATTTTCCTGCCTTTGTACATGCAGGGTCACTTTGTGGAGGTTATCACTGATACCAAGAAATACAGACTCAGGGACTTGGGTAAACAGTTTAAATTGCCACTGGATGTTAAAGTGGTGAGCCGTGATACTGAACTCGAGACTGATCCACTATTTGGTTTTCCATGTCTCAGAATAGAGGGGGCTATGCTGGAGCCCACCATCCAGGCAAGCTTTCCAAACAGACCAGACCACTGTTTCGAGATCCCCACCCAGTGGCTCTCTCTGTCCGTCTGTTTCACCAAGGACCCCCTGCCATGGCCCAATGAACAACCCCCTATGTTCCACTTGGAtacagttactgaggtcacaGACACGTTCTTATATGAATTTCGAAAACAGGGTAACTCAGATGCAGCTCCCCCACCTCGGCCACCAAAGCGAAATCTGTCATCCTcaaaatctttgaaaaaaacatcaaagaaagTCTCATCGAAGGCAGACAAGCACAAACATCGATCAGACAAAAGCGTCCCAGCCAAAGAGTTGGGCGATTTGAATTTAAATAGCAAAAAAAGACCTCCAGCTCCCCCACCTCCG GCTATCTTAGACGATGAACCACCACCAGTTGTACCCCGAAAGCACATAGCGCCTGAAATGACAACTGGCAAGGCTCAGCCAAACACctatgtgaaaatgaaagacTCTAAAAAAG TGTCGCTGAGTGACGTTGCAGCAGATGTGGACAGTGACCATGACTATGAAATTGTGGATGACACTTTGGCAGCAATGATGAAGACAGCACAAGAGAATGTTTTGTTCTACTAA
- the smpdl3b gene encoding acid sphingomyelinase-like phosphodiesterase 3b — MSAVKLLLFCLLFKEVVALSGNFWHITDLHLDPSYTLNNKPELVCESSDRRPAANAGRFGDYACDSPWHLINSSIYAMKDILPDPDFIVWTGDDTPHIPNEDLGEEAVLSIIRNLTDLINLVFPNSKVYSALGNHDYHPKSQHPAVPNNIYDRTADMWQKWLDPDSRKTFKRGGYYTEKLLNRTGFRMLVLNTNFYYDQNKLTKDMDDPASQFSWADEVLTKAANNKEKVYIIGHVPPGFFEKKRNKSWYRSEFNEKYLELIQKHHPVILGQFFGHHHTDAFRMFYDSENEDTPLSTMFLSPGVSPWKTSLPGVVDGANNPGIRVFEYDTQTLLVKDVVTYYLNLTRANAARGRWEKEYRLTESFGVPDASPASMHQVLKRMAEDRCYLQKYYKFNSVSYDLKECDSDCRAVHVCSAREVDFESYEKCLEKEGAASISAGLLPLLSVAVSLVLANR, encoded by the exons ATGTCTGCAGTGAAGCTGCTCCTTTTTTGTCTGCTTTTCAAAGAGGTTGTTGCCCTGTCAG GAAACTTTTGGCACATCACGGACCTCCACTTGGACCCATCATACACACTGAACAATAAGCCTGAATTGGTGTGTGAATCCAGCGATAGACGACCTGCAGCCAATGCAGGGAGATTTGGAGACTATGCTTGTGACTCGCCATGGCACCTTATCAACTCCTCTATATATGCCATGAAGGATATTCTGCCAGATCCAGATTTCATTGTATGGACAGG AGATGACACACCACATATACCCAACGAGGATCTGGGAGAAGAGGCAGTGCTCAGCATTATCAGGAACCTCACCGACCTCATAAATCTTGTCTTTCCAA ACAGTAAAGTGTACTCTGCCCTGGGAAACCATGACTACCACCCTAAGAGCCAGCATCCAGCAGTCCCAAACAACATCTATGACCGAACAGCAGATATGTGGCAGAAGTGGCTGGATCCAGATTCCCGAAAAACCTTTAAAAGAG GTGGATATTATACAGAAAAGCTGCTGAATCGAACAGGTTTTCGGATGCTGGTCCTTAACACTAATTTCTACTATGACCAGAACAAGCTGACCAAGGACATGGATGACCCAGCGAGCCAGTTTAGCTGGGCCGATGAGGTTCTTACAAAGGCGGCCAACAACAAAGAGAAG GTGTACATCATTGGCCACGTTCCTCCAGGTTTCTTtgagaagaagagaaataaatcaTGGTACAGGTCGGAGTTCAACGAGAAATACTTGGAGTTAATTCAGAAGCATCATCCTGTCATACTCGGACAGTTCTTCGGCCATCATCATACTGATGCCTTCCGCATGTTCTACGATTCAGAGAATGAAG ACACTCCTCTCAGTACAATGTTCCTCAGCCCAGGGGTCTCACCGTGGAAAACATCATTGCCTGGAGTTGTGGACGGAGCCAACAACCCTGGAATTCGTGTCTTTGAATATGACACCCAAACACTCCTGGTCAAA GATGTGGTGACCTACTATCTGAACCTGACTCGTGCTAATGCAGCCCGGGGACGCTGGGAGAAGGAGTACCGCCTCACAGAGAGTTTCGGAGTACCAGACGCCTCCCCAGCCTCCATGCATCAGGTTCTGAAGCGTATGGCTGAAGACCGCTGCTACCTACAGAAGTACTATAAGTTCAACTCTGTCAGCTATGACCTGAAAGAGTGTGACAGTGACTGCCGTGCTGTCCATGTGTGTTCAGCCAGAGAGGTAGACTTTGAAAGTTATGAAAAATGTCTGGAAAAGGAAGGGGCAGCTTCAATCTCTGCTGGGTTGCTGCCACTACTGTCTGTGGCAGTAAGTCTGGTGTTGGCCAATAGGTAA
- the rpa2 gene encoding replication protein A 32 kDa subunit, which translates to MWNQGGYSESSMGGGYTQSPGGFASPSLSQGGEKKGRTRATQIIPCTVSQLMSASQADEAFKVGDVEVAQVTIVGIIRSTDKSMTNIQYKVDDMTGAPMDVKQWVDTEDPSVDSAVLPPGTYVKVSGNLRSFQNHRSVVAFSVRTLEDMNEITSHMLEVVQAHMALGKPQTMSGAGGGMSSSVTPMSRPGMGSIGGMGGGYAGANDMTNNGLSANQNQVLSLIRGCPDQQGISIQDLKQRLSGMSLSVIKQAVEFLSNEGHIFSTIDEDHYKSTDNDD; encoded by the exons ATGTGGAATCAGG GAGGATACAGTGAGTCCAGTATGGGTGGAGGTTACACTCAGTCCCCAGGAGGCTTTGCATCACCTTCTTTATCccagggaggagagaagaaaggg AGAACACGTGCCACACAGATAATCCCCTGCACAGTGTCTCAGCTGATGTCTGCTTCCCAAGCTGATGAGGCCTTCAAAGTCGGCGATGTTGAAGTTGCTCAG GTTACCATTGTGGGTATCATCAGGAGCACAGACAAGTCCATGACCAACATTCAGTACAAGGTCGATGACATGACAGGTGCTCCCATGGACGTAAAGCAATGGGTGGACACAGAG GACCCCAGCGTGGACAGTGCTGTCCTGCCTCCAGGCACGTATGTCAAAGTCTCCGGCAATCTGCGCTCCTTTCAG AATCACAGATCTGTTGTGGCATTCAGCGTCAGGACCCTGGAGGACATGAATGAAATCACCTCGCATATGTTGGAGGTTGTCCAAGCACATATGGCGCTCGGCAAACCTCAGACGATG tcGGGTGCCGGAGGAGGAATGAGCAGTAGTGTCACACCTATGTCACGGCCAGGAATGGGGAGCATAGGAGGGATGGGAGGGGGGTATGCAGGTGCTAATGACATGACTAACAATGGATTAAGTGCAAATCAGAATCAG GTGCTGAGTTTGATAAGGGGCTGCCCAGACCAGCAGGGCATCAGCATTCAGGACCTTAAGCAGAGACTCAGTGGCAtgagtctgtctgtcatcaa GCAAGCAGTTGAATTCCTAAGCAATGAGGGTCACATCTTTTCCACCATCGACGAAGACCACTACAAATCAACCGACAATGACGACTAG